From one Treponema denticola genomic stretch:
- a CDS encoding DUF4469 domain-containing protein codes for MAKKKSVWEVYLRPNTLTKDNDRDCIADVHAHAATQRNEDIAEIITKERSEFRKETIMSILSMRDKAVKDLIEEGLSFMDGLVQISPRVSGVWETENSAYDEKVHKRTVDLIPTADLRTALDAIGVKVMGAKESSARITEITDTATGLKDGTLTIGDDIIIEGDKLKVDEKDAAQGVFFKTADGTEYKTERRLSVNLPSQIIARVPKEVPAGAVTVIVRTKLTGSNKTLKEVREMIFKLPCTAKI; via the coding sequence ATGGCAAAGAAAAAATCGGTTTGGGAAGTGTATTTAAGACCGAATACCTTAACCAAAGACAACGACAGGGACTGCATAGCTGATGTTCATGCACATGCCGCTACGCAGAGGAACGAAGACATTGCGGAAATCATCACCAAAGAACGCTCGGAATTCCGCAAGGAAACAATTATGAGCATTCTTTCAATGCGCGATAAGGCTGTAAAAGACCTGATTGAAGAAGGTTTGAGCTTTATGGACGGGCTTGTGCAAATAAGCCCCCGCGTATCGGGCGTGTGGGAGACGGAAAACTCAGCATACGACGAAAAAGTGCACAAGCGCACGGTTGACCTTATCCCCACCGCCGACCTGAGAACCGCTCTTGATGCAATCGGCGTAAAAGTGATGGGCGCAAAAGAAAGCTCTGCCCGCATAACCGAAATAACCGACACCGCGACGGGCTTAAAAGACGGCACGCTTACGATAGGAGATGACATCATCATCGAGGGCGACAAACTCAAAGTAGACGAAAAAGACGCTGCTCAAGGAGTTTTCTTTAAAACCGCCGACGGCACAGAGTACAAAACCGAACGCCGCCTTTCGGTCAACCTGCCGAGCCAAATCATCGCCCGCGTACCCAAAGAAGTACCGGCGGGTGCGGTAACCGTCATCGTGCGGACAAAACTTACCGGCAGTAATAAAACGCTTAAAGAAGTACGGGAAATGATTTTTAAACTTCCCTGTACGGCAAAGATTTAA
- a CDS encoding TIGR02757 family protein, translating into MNSQFKDLKKTLDKLVIKYEKPAFIPADPISIPHRFSKKEDIEIAGFFVSIFAWGNRTAILKSADKLMNILQNRPHAFLTQSTPAQLKIINTFYHRTLNGGDSLAIAKAIRRIYLSGSNFEELFKAKNQNEPLISRMSRFRKEFIKNMDPHNTKHIADMEGGSAAKRLNMFLRWMVRSQEKGVDFGLWKSVKPSELYLPLDVHCARRGRALGLLTRKQNDRKAVEEITERLREFCPEDPAKYDFALFAPEVEKALAER; encoded by the coding sequence ATGAACTCTCAATTTAAAGACCTAAAAAAAACTCTTGACAAGCTGGTAATAAAATACGAAAAACCGGCCTTTATACCTGCCGATCCTATAAGTATTCCGCACCGTTTTTCTAAAAAAGAAGATATAGAGATTGCAGGCTTTTTTGTTTCCATTTTTGCATGGGGAAACAGAACCGCCATCTTAAAAAGTGCGGATAAACTAATGAATATTTTACAAAACCGGCCTCACGCATTTTTAACGCAAAGCACACCAGCTCAACTAAAAATAATAAACACTTTTTATCACCGAACCCTAAACGGAGGAGACAGCCTCGCCATAGCAAAGGCTATAAGACGCATTTATTTATCGGGTTCAAATTTTGAAGAATTGTTTAAAGCTAAAAATCAGAATGAACCTTTGATAAGCAGGATGAGCCGATTTAGAAAAGAATTTATCAAAAACATGGATCCGCATAATACAAAGCATATAGCCGATATGGAAGGCGGTTCTGCAGCAAAAAGACTAAATATGTTTTTACGCTGGATGGTAAGGTCTCAGGAGAAGGGTGTCGATTTCGGTTTATGGAAAAGCGTTAAACCGTCTGAGCTCTACCTCCCCTTGGACGTTCACTGTGCCCGAAGAGGAAGAGCTCTAGGCCTTTTAACCCGCAAACAAAACGACCGCAAAGCCGTAGAAGAAATAACGGAACGCCTCAGAGAATTTTGTCCCGAAGATCCTGCAAAATACGACTTTGCTCTTTTTGCCCCCGAAGTCGAAAAGGCCTTAGCAGAAAGATAA
- a CDS encoding ParB/RepB/Spo0J family partition protein — translation MAKKSALGRGLNALLEEQPANHIVESLNVSEDSIINIDPKLLQPNPYQPRKTFDEEKISELAESIKEHGIIQPIVAEKHEDNGYFIIAGERRTRAAISLGLETVPVILRSFEEKKKLEVALIENIQREDLNAIDEALAYQEIMELAAINQEELAKRVGKSRSAITNSLRILKLPEEMKDALRVNKISAGHARSLLSIVNPADQKILFSRILESELSVREAESMAAELNSGIGRITKKQKKETQSLSTDDFELRDIEQQFINSLGTKVQIKGNLKKGVVEISYFSKDDLDMLYKKINS, via the coding sequence GTGGCTAAAAAATCGGCATTAGGAAGGGGCCTCAATGCCCTCTTGGAAGAACAACCGGCAAATCATATAGTGGAATCGTTGAATGTTTCCGAAGACTCAATTATCAATATTGACCCTAAACTGCTGCAGCCGAATCCGTATCAGCCTCGAAAAACCTTTGATGAAGAAAAAATAAGCGAGCTTGCAGAATCAATAAAAGAACACGGAATAATTCAGCCGATTGTAGCCGAAAAACATGAGGACAATGGTTACTTTATAATAGCCGGAGAAAGGCGTACAAGAGCCGCCATCAGCTTAGGTTTGGAAACTGTTCCGGTAATCCTACGCAGCTTTGAAGAAAAAAAGAAACTGGAAGTAGCTCTTATCGAAAACATTCAGAGGGAAGACCTAAACGCAATCGATGAAGCCCTTGCCTACCAAGAGATTATGGAACTGGCAGCCATAAACCAAGAAGAACTTGCAAAGAGGGTCGGCAAAAGCAGGTCGGCAATTACAAACAGTTTAAGAATATTAAAGCTGCCGGAAGAAATGAAAGATGCTTTGCGGGTAAACAAAATTTCGGCAGGCCATGCCCGTTCTCTACTATCCATAGTAAATCCTGCCGATCAAAAAATTCTTTTTTCGAGAATTTTAGAATCGGAATTATCGGTACGCGAAGCCGAGTCAATGGCAGCCGAGCTTAATTCGGGAATAGGCCGCATAACAAAAAAACAAAAAAAAGAAACGCAATCGCTTTCTACTGATGATTTTGAATTAAGAGATATTGAACAGCAGTTTATAAACTCCTTAGGTACAAAGGTTCAAATAAAAGGAAACTTAAAAAAAGGAGTTGTCGAAATATCGTACTTTTCAAAAGATGATTTGGATATGCTATATAAAAAGATAAACTCTTAA
- the cbiG gene encoding cobalt-precorrin 5A hydrolase, giving the protein MKKIAVYSFTEKGKLLGEKLSGLADDFIIEHFYNAKTAGGIRSLIPDDFKNRDALIFISSTGIAVRMIKDYIKDKTQDPAVLVIDDLGRFVISLLSGHLGGANALTEKIAKLLGAVSVITTASDGRNIEAVDLFAQKNNYAILSMEDAKIITSLMVDGKTIGFCSEDKAAPINYPHLFILQEKDFNSHFKALTEEKKLEGLIIVSNKKRETISALSRSLPIVHLVPKNLNLGIGLKKGVDKETLAEAVKKALDSINKDLKAVKAIASIDLKQNEKGLLEFAKELKISPVFFSKSQIEKIEDNFEKSDFVKRTVGVYNVSAPSAFLLGGKIILDKFKHEGVTVSVAESMS; this is encoded by the coding sequence ATGAAAAAAATAGCAGTTTATTCCTTTACCGAAAAAGGGAAGCTCTTGGGAGAAAAATTATCAGGCTTGGCAGATGATTTTATAATCGAGCATTTTTATAACGCAAAAACAGCTGGAGGAATCCGCTCCCTTATTCCCGATGATTTTAAAAATCGGGATGCCCTTATTTTTATTTCTTCTACCGGTATTGCCGTCCGAATGATAAAGGATTATATAAAGGATAAAACCCAAGACCCTGCGGTGCTTGTAATCGATGATTTGGGGCGTTTTGTAATTTCGCTTTTGTCGGGTCACTTGGGCGGGGCTAATGCTCTTACCGAAAAAATTGCAAAGCTGCTCGGGGCTGTGAGTGTAATTACAACGGCTTCCGACGGCCGGAATATAGAAGCCGTCGACTTGTTTGCTCAAAAAAACAATTATGCTATTTTATCTATGGAAGATGCAAAGATAATTACCTCCCTTATGGTAGATGGAAAAACTATAGGCTTTTGTTCCGAAGATAAGGCGGCACCGATAAATTATCCCCATCTTTTTATTTTACAAGAAAAAGATTTTAATTCGCATTTTAAGGCTTTAACCGAAGAAAAAAAACTCGAAGGCCTTATCATCGTTTCAAATAAAAAAAGAGAAACTATATCGGCTTTAAGCCGGTCTTTGCCCATCGTTCACTTGGTGCCTAAAAATTTAAACTTAGGGATAGGCTTAAAAAAAGGAGTGGATAAAGAGACCCTTGCCGAGGCGGTAAAAAAAGCCCTCGATTCAATAAACAAGGATTTAAAGGCTGTTAAAGCGATAGCTTCGATAGACTTAAAACAAAACGAAAAAGGCTTGCTTGAGTTTGCAAAAGAATTAAAAATAAGCCCCGTCTTTTTTTCTAAAAGCCAAATAGAAAAAATAGAAGACAATTTTGAAAAGTCCGACTTTGTAAAAAGGACGGTCGGAGTTTACAATGTTTCGGCCCCTTCCGCCTTCCTCCTCGGCGGCAAAATAATTTTAGATAAGTTTAAACACGAGGGCGTAACCGTTTCGGTTGCGGAGAGCATGAGTTAA
- a CDS encoding ParA family protein, with translation MGKTFVFVNQKGGVGKTTSVINLGAYIALTGKKTLLIDFDPQGNMSSGVGIQKKRPTVYDALAQKTSIKNTIYPTTVKNLSAIPASIDLSGATVELVDEADREFYLKNIIESVKNEYDYILIDCPPSLGILTLNGLTAADQVYIPLQCEYFALEGLTLLLQTVQRVQQSLNPSLEIGGIFFTMFDSRTNLAQEVVQQVSSYFKDKVFSTIIPRNVRLSEAPSHGIPICNYDAKCTGAKSYEKLANEVLNRG, from the coding sequence ATGGGAAAAACATTTGTTTTTGTAAACCAAAAGGGCGGGGTCGGGAAGACGACTTCCGTAATTAATTTGGGTGCTTACATCGCACTGACAGGAAAAAAGACTCTTCTAATAGACTTTGACCCTCAGGGGAATATGTCTTCCGGTGTCGGTATTCAAAAAAAGCGGCCGACCGTTTATGATGCCCTTGCCCAAAAGACCTCAATAAAAAATACCATCTACCCTACTACGGTAAAAAACTTATCGGCAATCCCGGCTTCAATAGACCTTTCGGGAGCAACGGTAGAACTTGTAGACGAAGCCGACAGGGAATTCTATCTTAAAAATATTATCGAAAGCGTAAAAAACGAATACGACTATATTTTAATCGACTGTCCTCCGTCTTTGGGCATCTTAACATTAAACGGACTCACGGCAGCCGATCAAGTGTACATACCGCTCCAATGCGAATACTTCGCTCTTGAAGGTTTAACCCTTCTTTTGCAGACAGTTCAAAGGGTACAGCAAAGCCTTAATCCTTCTCTTGAAATAGGCGGAATATTTTTTACCATGTTCGACTCAAGAACCAATCTTGCTCAAGAAGTTGTACAGCAGGTATCCTCATATTTTAAAGATAAGGTTTTTTCGACTATTATTCCGCGGAATGTAAGATTATCCGAAGCCCCCTCACATGGAATTCCGATTTGCAATTATGATGCAAAATGTACGGGAGCAAAAAGTTACGAAAAACTTGCAAATGAGGTACTGAACCGTGGCTAA
- the cobM gene encoding precorrin-4 C(11)-methyltransferase, with protein MVYFVGAGPGDPDLITIKGRKLIEKADIIIYAGSLVSAEHLTFAKPNCKTYNSASITLEEVIKVMEANRNAQIVRLHTGDPSIYGAVREQMDELDKLRIDYEVIPGVSSCTAAAAAIKKEFTLPDVSQTIILTRMEGRTPVPQEEKLVALAAHKASMSIFLSVQNIENVVAELLKGYKDEATPAAVIYKATWEDQEIIIGTLGDIAQKVKKAGINKTAQILVGNFIAGDYKRSQLYNPKFSHEFRKAEK; from the coding sequence ATGGTTTATTTTGTAGGAGCGGGTCCGGGGGATCCGGATTTAATTACGATAAAAGGGCGTAAGCTGATTGAAAAAGCCGATATAATTATTTATGCAGGCTCTTTGGTTTCAGCCGAGCATCTCACGTTTGCAAAGCCTAACTGTAAAACTTATAATTCGGCTTCAATAACTCTTGAAGAAGTTATCAAAGTTATGGAGGCAAACCGCAATGCTCAGATTGTGAGGCTTCACACCGGCGACCCTTCAATTTATGGGGCTGTCAGGGAGCAGATGGATGAGCTTGATAAACTCAGGATAGACTATGAGGTTATCCCGGGCGTGAGTTCATGTACGGCGGCGGCGGCGGCAATCAAAAAAGAGTTCACCCTTCCCGATGTAAGCCAGACAATTATTCTAACCCGCATGGAAGGCCGCACCCCTGTTCCTCAGGAGGAAAAGCTGGTGGCGCTTGCTGCACACAAGGCCTCGATGTCGATTTTTTTGTCGGTGCAAAATATAGAAAATGTAGTTGCAGAACTTCTTAAAGGCTATAAGGATGAAGCTACCCCCGCTGCCGTAATTTACAAGGCGACTTGGGAAGATCAAGAAATAATAATAGGTACCCTCGGCGATATTGCTCAAAAAGTAAAGAAGGCCGGTATAAACAAAACCGCCCAAATCTTGGTAGGGAATTTTATTGCGGGAGATTATAAAAGGTCTCAGCTTTACAATCCTAAATTTTCTCACGAATTTAGAAAAGCGGAAAAATGA
- a CDS encoding methyl-accepting chemotaxis protein — MKKEKKRGSLRTELMLVFGLLILAVCLTLGILAVCTASKAITEKVQIHLIDKATDTAEIIDGRVNAFWQFLEGIARMPAFRDPTISYSEKSRLLDNEAAFNDQILDLNIADRKGLLYTSDGRATDISNLAWYKGSNGGQKYFSEPFMSPILKRLVMAVIVPVIDNNNNHIASLVAIIPGIWLTDAIDDIVVGQTGYCYILGETGNTIAHKNTELVTKAANAAEMAKTDASLRELAAFQKMAVEIDEPSVGYYEYKGETVIASYATMKTTDWTIIIDAPQDEFMGMVNTLRISIIITAISILLISLVIVYFIARVMVRPVQNSIPVLEKIAHGDFTVRLPVRGNNEITCMFEHLNETISKIGISIKQVGVNSNTMEEIGTELASNMTETASAVHQISANIDGVKQQALSQAASVTETAATIEEIIRTIKQLNGSIENQAASVAESSSAIEQMVGNIASITQTLGKTDDVIKTLASATADGKETIVNSNSVTQRIAEESGGLLEASNVIQHIASQTNLLAMNAAIEAAHAGEAGKGFAVVADEIRKLAEESSTQGKTITSTLKVLSGEIEALSTSSKTAEEKFNAIFALSEQVKTMSQNLMEAMREQENGSREVLNAIRDINTVTNQVNDGSAEMLRGGENVALEMQKLDELTRIITDSMNEMASGAVQISNAVQEVNEISQKNKASIKNLSAEVGKFKV, encoded by the coding sequence ATGAAAAAAGAGAAAAAAAGGGGTTCATTGAGAACCGAACTGATGCTGGTATTTGGATTGCTTATTCTTGCAGTCTGTCTGACACTTGGAATTTTAGCTGTGTGTACGGCGAGCAAAGCAATAACCGAAAAGGTACAGATACACCTTATCGACAAAGCAACCGATACGGCGGAAATTATTGACGGACGGGTCAATGCATTTTGGCAGTTCCTTGAAGGGATTGCGCGTATGCCGGCGTTCCGCGACCCGACCATATCGTACAGCGAAAAAAGCCGCCTGCTCGACAACGAAGCGGCATTCAATGATCAAATTCTTGACTTGAATATTGCCGACCGCAAAGGATTGCTGTATACCAGCGACGGCAGAGCAACGGATATTTCAAACCTTGCATGGTATAAAGGCTCCAACGGCGGACAAAAGTATTTTTCCGAACCTTTTATGTCGCCCATTCTGAAAAGGCTGGTTATGGCGGTCATTGTTCCCGTTATAGATAACAACAACAATCATATTGCATCTTTAGTCGCCATTATTCCCGGAATTTGGCTGACCGACGCTATTGACGACATCGTTGTCGGTCAAACGGGCTACTGTTATATTTTGGGAGAAACAGGCAACACAATTGCTCACAAAAATACAGAACTTGTAACAAAAGCAGCGAATGCAGCAGAAATGGCAAAAACGGATGCCTCGCTTCGAGAATTGGCTGCTTTTCAAAAAATGGCAGTAGAGATTGATGAGCCTTCCGTCGGCTATTACGAATACAAAGGAGAAACTGTTATTGCCTCCTATGCCACAATGAAAACAACCGACTGGACAATCATCATAGATGCCCCCCAAGATGAATTTATGGGTATGGTCAATACTTTGCGTATTTCGATAATTATTACCGCTATTTCTATTTTGCTTATTTCCCTCGTAATTGTTTATTTTATTGCCCGTGTAATGGTAAGACCGGTTCAAAATTCCATTCCCGTACTGGAGAAGATTGCACACGGGGACTTCACGGTGCGTCTGCCCGTACGCGGCAACAATGAAATTACCTGTATGTTTGAACACCTCAACGAAACCATTTCTAAAATCGGTATTTCTATCAAGCAAGTCGGTGTCAACTCAAACACGATGGAAGAAATCGGCACCGAGCTTGCTTCCAATATGACCGAAACCGCGAGTGCCGTACACCAAATAAGTGCAAACATCGACGGGGTAAAACAACAGGCTCTTAGCCAAGCCGCAAGCGTTACGGAAACGGCCGCCACCATCGAAGAAATTATCCGTACCATAAAACAGCTTAACGGGAGTATTGAAAATCAGGCAGCTTCCGTTGCGGAATCTTCTTCGGCTATCGAGCAGATGGTCGGCAATATCGCATCAATCACACAGACACTCGGCAAAACCGATGATGTTATAAAAACTCTCGCTTCCGCCACAGCCGACGGTAAGGAAACGATAGTTAATTCAAACTCTGTTACCCAGCGTATTGCAGAAGAATCGGGCGGACTTTTGGAAGCCAGTAATGTTATTCAGCACATCGCCAGCCAAACCAACTTGCTCGCAATGAACGCCGCAATCGAAGCCGCCCACGCAGGCGAAGCAGGAAAGGGCTTTGCGGTCGTCGCAGATGAAATCCGTAAGCTCGCAGAAGAATCAAGCACTCAGGGAAAAACAATCACTTCTACCCTTAAAGTCCTCTCCGGCGAGATTGAGGCTCTTTCAACCTCGTCAAAAACGGCAGAAGAAAAGTTCAATGCCATCTTCGCCCTTTCCGAGCAGGTCAAAACGATGAGCCAAAACCTTATGGAAGCTATGCGTGAACAGGAAAACGGCAGCCGCGAAGTTCTCAATGCCATCCGCGACATCAACACGGTAACTAATCAGGTAAATGACGGCTCTGCCGAAATGCTCCGCGGCGGCGAAAACGTAGCTCTGGAAATGCAAAAGCTGGACGAGCTTACACGCATTATCACCGACAGCATGAACGAAATGGCTTCGGGTGCCGTGCAGATTAGCAATGCAGTGCAGGAAGTAAATGAGATAAGCCAAAAGAATAAAGCAAGTATTAAGAACCTTTCGGCAGAAGTTGGCAAATTTAAAGTGTAA
- a CDS encoding nucleotidyltransferase family protein yields MKPTLLVLAAGMGSRYGGVKQIAAVGRHDETLLDYAVYDAMNNGFGKVVFIIREDIENDFRERFFNRIARNCNADYVFQSMEGFLTDEQIKRAVNRKKPWGTAHAILSAELKINEPFAVINADDYYGRSAYKTIATHLSTLSNDSTEHAMVGYILDKTLSRSGSVSRGVCQVGNGYLIGITEHKDIAYKKEGSVEKIISEHEGKNVEFSGKETVSMNLFGFSPKIFDFMNEYFKDFIHKYAESEKAECLLPEGVGAMMKKGLGKVKVYTTTERWFGMTYPEDREIVKKELENKVKEGYYPEFLWR; encoded by the coding sequence ATGAAACCAACTCTTTTGGTTCTGGCTGCCGGAATGGGCAGCCGATATGGAGGAGTAAAACAAATAGCTGCTGTCGGCAGGCATGATGAAACCTTATTGGACTATGCCGTTTATGACGCTATGAATAACGGCTTTGGAAAGGTTGTCTTTATAATTAGGGAAGATATTGAGAACGATTTTAGAGAGCGCTTTTTTAATAGGATTGCGCGTAATTGCAATGCCGATTATGTATTCCAATCTATGGAAGGGTTTTTAACTGATGAGCAGATAAAAAGGGCTGTCAACCGGAAAAAACCTTGGGGAACTGCTCATGCTATTTTGTCTGCGGAGTTAAAGATAAATGAGCCCTTTGCTGTTATAAATGCCGATGACTACTATGGCCGCTCGGCTTATAAAACGATAGCAACCCATCTTTCAACCCTGTCAAATGATTCCACGGAACATGCTATGGTCGGTTATATCTTGGATAAAACCTTGAGCCGATCCGGTTCCGTTTCGAGAGGGGTCTGCCAAGTAGGAAACGGTTATCTTATCGGAATAACCGAACACAAGGATATTGCATACAAAAAAGAAGGTTCAGTCGAAAAGATTATTTCCGAGCATGAGGGAAAGAATGTCGAATTTTCAGGTAAGGAAACCGTCTCGATGAATCTATTCGGCTTCTCTCCTAAAATTTTCGATTTTATGAATGAGTATTTTAAAGACTTTATTCATAAATATGCAGAAAGCGAAAAAGCCGAATGTCTTTTGCCTGAAGGTGTCGGGGCAATGATGAAAAAGGGTTTAGGAAAGGTTAAGGTTTATACTACCACCGAAAGATGGTTCGGAATGACCTATCCCGAAGACAGAGAAATTGTTAAAAAAGAACTTGAAAATAAGGTAAAAGAAGGCTACTATCCCGAATTCCTGTGGAGGTAA
- a CDS encoding ATP-binding protein, whose protein sequence is MDINEIKKGENEFTEFKKSVPEKSIKYMKTVVAFANGRGGKIIFGVENNTCEIIGVPQKEIFTIIDSITNAISDSCEPKIIPSISLKNINDKTIIIVEILKGMQSPYYIKSEGIQNGTYQRIGATTRNVEAYTLKELILEGSGRSFDSIPINSQKLTEKEIDETCKLITSYTRKRAENDIEKKSIKKLSKNQLISWGIIVEKNNKYIPTYAYNLLSGQPLPSGFSEIQCGVFKGKSRAVFLDRKTYSGPIYEQIDEAYNFVLRNIRMGARVKGSFRHDVYELPPSTIRELICNAVCHRSYLQPSNIQVAVYDDRLEITSPGMLSKELTIEKIMAGYSKIRNRGIANVFSYMHIIEAWGSGIPRMIEECDEHGIRPPEFIDFEGDFRICLYRNINTNGTNPVTNGTNPVTNGTNPVTNGTNLESNEILYEKVLDSLKANPKITQQEISKLLNTSLRTVKRILARMQEENIVKRKGSSRAGTWLVVDEIR, encoded by the coding sequence TTGGATATAAATGAAATAAAAAAGGGAGAAAACGAATTTACCGAATTTAAAAAATCCGTTCCGGAGAAAAGTATAAAATATATGAAAACGGTTGTAGCCTTTGCTAACGGACGCGGCGGTAAAATCATTTTTGGAGTTGAAAATAACACCTGCGAAATAATAGGTGTTCCGCAAAAAGAGATTTTCACAATTATAGACTCTATCACAAATGCAATTTCAGACAGCTGCGAACCTAAAATAATTCCAAGTATTTCTCTTAAAAATATAAATGATAAAACAATCATAATAGTAGAAATACTTAAAGGAATGCAAAGTCCATACTATATAAAATCTGAAGGAATTCAAAACGGAACATATCAAAGAATAGGAGCCACGACCAGAAATGTGGAAGCCTATACTCTAAAAGAGTTAATCCTTGAAGGAAGTGGCCGAAGTTTTGACAGTATTCCAATAAATTCACAAAAGCTGACGGAAAAAGAGATAGATGAAACCTGTAAGCTGATTACTTCTTATACAAGAAAAAGAGCTGAAAATGACATTGAAAAAAAATCAATCAAAAAGCTCTCTAAAAATCAACTTATATCTTGGGGCATTATCGTAGAAAAAAATAATAAATATATACCGACCTATGCATATAATCTTTTATCGGGACAACCCTTACCTTCCGGCTTTTCGGAGATTCAATGCGGAGTTTTTAAGGGCAAATCAAGAGCTGTATTTCTTGATAGAAAAACCTACTCAGGCCCAATTTATGAGCAGATAGATGAAGCTTATAACTTTGTTTTAAGAAATATAAGAATGGGAGCAAGGGTAAAAGGCTCATTTAGGCATGATGTATATGAACTACCTCCTTCAACAATTCGAGAACTTATCTGCAATGCCGTATGCCATCGCTCATATTTACAGCCTTCAAACATTCAGGTTGCAGTTTATGACGATCGACTTGAAATTACCTCACCGGGAATGTTATCAAAGGAACTCACAATAGAAAAAATAATGGCCGGATATTCCAAAATACGGAACCGAGGTATCGCAAATGTATTTTCATATATGCACATAATTGAAGCTTGGGGAAGCGGAATTCCGAGAATGATAGAAGAATGTGATGAACATGGAATAAGACCTCCTGAGTTCATTGATTTTGAAGGAGACTTTAGAATTTGCTTATATCGAAATATCAACACCAATGGCACCAATCCTGTCACCAATGGCACCAATCCTGTCACCAATGGCACCAATCCTGTCACCAATGGCACTAATCTTGAGTCTAACGAAATTTTATACGAAAAAGTACTGGACTCGTTAAAAGCAAACCCTAAAATTACTCAACAAGAAATAAGTAAATTACTCAATACATCGCTTCGTACAGTTAAACGTATTTTAGCCCGCATGCAGGAAGAAAATATTGTAAAACGGAAAGGATCTTCAAGAGCTGGGACTTGGCTTGTGGTTGATGAAATTAGATAA